The genomic segment GACCCATTTAGAAACGGATATTAAAATACCCGTTACCCGTTACCCGCGGATAATAAATATCCACGTATAGTTATTACCCGCCGCAGATTTTACCCGCAGATACTCGTACCCGCGGATAAAATTGTCATTCCTAATCATGAATGAACCACTTTACCTCTTGTATAAGGATGAAGCAGAAAATAGCCATGACCACTGTGTTTCTGGTGAGGGCCATAGTTCTGGGTCTGAAGCTTTGAGTGTAGCTCTCAATATTTATATGGAAAAGAAAAGGtgatttttgagagaagaggtTGCAGCTGAAACAAGATAATTATGTCACCCCAACAAATTAAACACCCCATACCTATGCATGCGCTTTGAAAGTTGTATAGCCGTGAAAGAATTCACAaccaaacaatatttttatatattgattcaACCTTGTTGTAATGTCTCATGTGTTGAAAATTcttattaataaagaaaataaggaTGTTATTAGCTGTaacttttatttgtaaaaagtTTTACATCAACTAAatataagaccaaattataatatattagtaaagtgcaaatctcatcttataaattagttttgtgAGATTAATAGCGTTTGTCCAAGGATACGTAAACCTTTTTGGCTAACCTATTTAGCTTTgttattaaactattttaaaaatctaattccacaaaataaatttaaatgtttatgCATTAAAAAGATGTAttaaattcttatatatattaactaGACAACACTAATTTACAATATTCATATTAACAAGCTAATATTATGGGAATAAATTCGGTTTGTAGTCAAAAGATCATttaaatgtgaatttttttgTATGAAACTAAAACCTGACACTCAATATCCAGGTAGCCATTTAGTGAATGTAATTACGTGTTGTAACTTCTTATGAAATTTCTGTAGTAAGAATTCTTAAAGATTTTACTCTCTTACGTTATTTTTAAGATTACTTTGTAAggattttataaaatgttttaattagttgtaagtataaatatatgtttccaaatcagagttttttttttttaagttttatttaagaTCCAAATTCTTATTTAAGACTTATgttggatgaagaaaaatgtaaaagtttTATGAAGAGACACTCGCAAATCTTTTAATCACAAAATTAATGACAATCAAACTGGTACTTATAAAGagtgtaatatatttttagtatataaatttGGATACGAATAGAAATTTttccatattttaaatttgatatattttaatacttaaatttaaaaaataaatagatattactttttttattttaatgtatttttttaaagtgtcaaatatatttaaaattaacgTTGTTGGAAGTCcccgactagagataagaccaaattataatatataagtgaggtgcaaacctcatcttacatgCCAATTTTGTAgtattgagttaggcttaaaattcacttctaaCAAAgtttaaactatttatattgtttaatttataaagtttagaaactaaaatatattttaaattcgtatctaaatttaaagattaaaaatatatttaattattttataaaaaaaaataattgtttgtctgTTGAATTaatcttttcaataaaaatctTGTTAATACAATAATATTAGGTTTCTTTAAATTCCAAATATTGGCGTAATATTATTATCTTGCACCACTTTATGTAACCAAGTCTCTTTTCCttcagtttgttttttttttttcagaaagtAATTCATCAATCTTCTTTTAGTAACAATTGTTAATGGAGGTATAAGCTTACTTTATAATAAAAGTTCAAAGGAAAAATACGAGAGATTATACGTTCAATTTTCCAGTAATATTTGAGAAATATATAAGACGAGAAATTtgaaagagagaataaaaaaacttgtgaattgaatttttttctaacaaaattaacaattaatatttatggaaaaaagaaaattgtcaaTTAGAGATaactaacaaatatatatcTCTCCACAAAATCAACCAAATTCCTTGTTTTCTTGTCTAAGAAATAACCACCACCAACTGTGTATATATTCAGACAcgatttaaaaaaatcacaatattTCGAAATTTGTTTGCTCAACTTGTAGTCCAGGAATGGGCAATGaattcacattttaaaaataagtaccCAATTTAAATACCTatagttttcttaaaaaaatgtatatgaCCAAAAGACTAAAGTAGAAACTAAacatagaaaaagaagaaactaAAAGGTCCAGTAGTTATTATCTTAATCACCAAATTCTGACATCAAAgcaaaaaatccaaaaatttatAGCATTATAACAAATGTTACATGTTATATTGAAGATTTGAAATAATTTACTATATATATGTTAATggattataattattgtaatttgatATTTGCATGATTTAATGACATTTTAATATCAGTATATCAATATTACTATATCTATTAAcaattaaatctaaaaatataactttattgAAAGTACCAATTTCAGCATGGATGATTATAGACGtaaaaaactcatttaatccttaaaataatGATCTGTTTTGATTGCGAACAACCAGCTGAAAATATGATCCAGGAAACCATTGCAATTAGGTTCGATGATGTATTAAAAATCAAGAGTGGTTACTCCTTTAAGCTTTCTTTGACACAAACTGATATAATTAACCTACTTACTGCAGGTGGTCATAGATCTAGATCCACTTAAAACCCAGgtcaaaatgaagaagaaaattctttttctttttcttttcttcattgtTGAATTTGTTAAAGAGGAGAACAAGACAAATGACTTGATTGTGTTGTGCTAAGTCGATAAACTCAAACACTATCTATTAAGTTGACAAACTAGAGATTTTGCCTGTTTGGTCTGATATTTGTAAGAGAAAATGTTAATAGCATTTTTATTACACTTTTATTAATTGtctaaaataagtttaaaattacaaatttttgtGAGGTTCACTTCTTATTTATAGTAAGTCtaaaattagttaaaagttacaaactttaaactttTCTCATGATTTTATAGTTTCTAATACATTTTATCCATAATGTTGCAAATAAACTCTTGCACAAACTGAACACCAATACCTGCTGATAAAAACAAAGGTGTAAACCATCCCCTTTATGCTATCTTTCAATATTTAACGATGAATAAAATTATGAGATAAATTAAGGTTACCATTCAATATTTAGATATTGTAATGATAGAATAAAAGCAAATCCACCTAACACCCCAAAttggaaagaaagaagaagataacTATTAAATAGAATGGGATCCCTTACATTCTTCATGTTCATTCCTTCTTCTTGCAAGCAATCCAAACAATAAAACCtatgatcattttattttataccacTTTATCATATCTCTTTCTATGAATCTAAAAGGAGAGAAAATTTGCATTGGAGTTGTAATTTTGTCAACTTCgtatcaaatattatttatagctCGTCAACCATATTGAACATCTTCCAACACAAGAACATCATTTACAAACCACCTTATCAGTCTGGACACTACTACAGCAATCAACAATTCACATTAGTGTCTAAATCATAATTTCTGAGCAAACCACTTCAACTTGAGAATGAATTAGTTATTGGCATCCTAGAAAAGTGAGAACATTTCTTCATATACAATCCATTTATGTTGGAGAGGGTGGATGAATGAACCAAAAAATTATGCACCAGTCAACAAAAAGATACATCTCACCCAATCATCTAGAAGCGAGCCCAGCATCTAGTGCATTGTGCTATACAGTCTCCCTTGCAATCAACATTATAACCCAAAACTTTTGGATTTCTAAGGAGAAGTTTCCTAAGAGAATTTCCGTTAATACTCCATTGCTCCTCCAGGATCTTTACATTGCCTTTCAACTCTTCCTCTAAATTACATCCAAGAATTTCTGGAAACTTTTTAAGCAACTTAGACAGATCATCATCAGAAAGATTTAAACTCCTAAGATAGTCTAGTATTCCATTTACTGTCTCAAATTTGGGAACTTCCATCGTACGTTCTTCTCCCCAGTAAGGGGAATGAACAAGACCAAATGCTTTCCCAAGAATCTTGTCCTTTTCTTCATCACTGAAGTTAAATGCAGAAAGAGCTTGTTTACATGCCTCCCACATGCTTTGATCTTCATTACTTGTGATAATACTTTCTATCTGCGCAGTTGAGTGCAATATCCAATGTTTGGTAGAAGGATTTGAGGTCCATGTTGCTGTTGCTACACTTGGTGAATATCTACAAGAAAATCTGATATTTGGCAGTGGAATACTTGATGATGCAGCAGAAAGATCAGCCTGCAAGATTATATGCAATTTTCAGACTTGGCGAGCATTATTAGCCTTGTGTATGATATATTCCTGTTAAATGTTGCATTTCAACTCTGTCCATTGCAGATCCAAATACCTTTTTAGGAATGATGGTATGCATAAGGCATAAAAAATGAAGCTATGTGTGATGTTGACCGTGAAGACAGAATCAATAGCCCCATGATTAAATTCAAACCTCTACACCGTTGTAACTCAAGGAAAAATGTCAGAGCCCGGGTTTAGTGTAGTTTAACAAAAGGTTCAAATATACAGTGTGTGTGTGGGAACTCGACGCTTCGTCCTTCAACCCTCTGATATATAATTCTTCAAGAAGGAGGATAAGGATAGGATATCACAGAACAAGGAGCAGTGAACTTTACTTTTCTGGAGTTCTACTACAATACTTTTAACTGGTTTAGTTGTAAAAAATTAGTATTCTCTAGCAGCATATCAAAGTCTTCAATTTTCAGTTCTGGAAGATCTTCATGCATTACTGATTgcgaaaaattataaaataaagttccCTGCTGAATAGGGAGTAAAAATGTAACATGCTAGATAATCCAAGCATTTAGTATCAAGTCAACCATAACAAAATCCCCACCGGTTACAGTAATCAAATtgtaaaactgttttttttatgttttctactCAATTCTATTCCATGTTTCTTTACTAAAGTAATTTTAGTACTCAAAGTCAaccttcaaaacaaaaaaaaaatagttttgcaGTTCTGGCAGTTGAAGACAGTTAATACATACGGTAAAATTATACCTTCTTTAAGTCAGTCCAATTCCACCAACAAAAGTACAAAACCATGAAAGCATTCTAATACACTTCTATCCTAGAAGGCTTATGAGAAACTAAACAGGTTAGCATAGTAATACTTTTCAATACCACAATCCCCGTGATGATAAATGAATGCATACCGACAAAGATGTCATTTTTAGGACAAAAGAGCATTCACTCTTCAGTTTATAGCATAAACTAGTACCCATTCTTTGAAGAAATTACTGTCTAAAAACATTGTGAAACCCATCACTCGGCCCCTTTCTTGGTCCTAGAACAGTGAAAAGCCTAACACGGTCCTGTCTAAAAGATGGCAAACTTTACACTCTTGATTAGCTGACTGCAACATTTTTCCATCAACAGACTTCTCTTCAGTTTCCACAGAGCAAGCAAACACAATAACCAATCCAACAAAACTTACATGTAGTTTTTAGTGTGGTTCCCAAATCAGAATTGAAGTCTCTTCTCGGTATTTTATATTAACCTTTgttgtaaaaattaattaatcacgCAGCTTATCAATATGAAGCtccaatttttctaaaaaaaaaacaccaaaagtGCTTACGGAACTCCATCTAACTTTTGTCCAAATCGCAATTCAAACACGATGTCTTCTTCAATTTCCTATATCTTCACTATTTGCATTTTCATAGCTAAGTGCTGAAAACAAGAGAATCCCTCAAAACTTTCTAGATGTTCACTATTTGACTAGCACCGATTCTTAACTTTTTATTACACGGATTGCAGCCTTCTTTGAAAAGGCCGATGAAATAAATGTAAACATGAATTCTGTTTTACAAATCATTCCGAACAAACCTATTTCTGGAAAACATATTCATAAAACTAGAAAAGTGTTAAAAAAGCATTTACCTTGCAATACCAAAACTGTGCTGCAGAATCAATGGTAAGTAAAGGGGAATTCAACCGGTTCCCTAACATCCCTGCAATCGCAATATAACACATAAACATCTTATTGCAGTAAACAGTAGTAAATTGTAATATGGGACAGAGAAAAAGGTGGAAAAAAAAGGGTACCcaagaaaaccaaaaacaacTTTCCCACCTACACCATTAAGTTAAAGCAAAGTTCACGCTCCAAAAGAGTCACAAAAATCAAGGACACTCAAAAAGCAAATTCCTCGTATTTCTCGTGTTGAGTTGAGATATTGAATGTGATAATAAAACCAGAATTGCCCATTTTAAACGAAAGGGACGAGAAATGAATGAATAgcagaaaagaggaagagaaggattgaaaaattaaatgtacCAGAGCGTCGATAAGGAGACAGGGCCAAAGATGCAAGCTTGAGACTCTCCATCAACGCCCTATGCTTCAACGCTAATTGGCTTACCCAACACCTTCACTGAAAAACACTGTTTTTGTGGAGACACAGGTTCTACATTTTGGTGGTTGAGAAAATTGCAAGTCatcgaattttgaaaataattttaagattgAATATCtacaaaatttatgataatatagTTCTTCactagaaaataatattttattttgacatattttcatcCCAGtctttaaaacatataatagtTAGTTATTGAGAAATTTTGGTTGAAAAATAGTAGTAACATAACCTCTTATACTGGATGCAATGTTTTTTCTATAAACTAATCATTACTGGCTTAAAAAACAGGTTTTTAAATTTACtactttaaaagaaataaataattcaaaaataaaaaattgcaaAAACGTGTAGTGGCCAAATATTGATGGATAGAccaatatgaaattattttaatataatatgaagttttaagttcaaattctaaatTACCAATTTTTTAAAGGagagtattattattattttatttataagatctACTTTCTTAcctattaaatttatattgacTTGTGTCATAATTTGGGATTAAGAATTTTCATCATATATAAATCTACTACACTTTATATATGTCGGTTTTTTCGTAGgaaaaaaatgtgtaattttATCCTATTTAATCCAACACACCGTaagaatgtaaatttttttcatctattcatttctaaacaaaatattcttttaacaaattattttcgTTCTCGTGTACACAATAAAGAGAGAGAAGTTATATTCACGGTTTCctgtaaaaatatttgaaaacggaagataaattaaaaaaagaaagacaatttttaatcaaattaaaaataaaacgtaaaaaaagtccttcaacttttaaaaaaaacgttaaaaaatattctcactggttaaaaaataaaagtgtctTTTACTAAAAGtgtcatttttaatttctaactCATCCactaaaactttttatatttagcAAGTCCTTAACTCGTCTTTAGCAGTATAAAgctttcaattaaaataattaactggacttaatgttttatctttattatcaGGAGAAGAAGTCCGAAAAAGAaagtttaagtatttttttaataaatgagtTAATATTTTGGAGAATATTAATTGGTGATTAAGATATAAtaatgattattgattttattatttttatattatcaggaataattaattttaataattaaaataatataaatttataattaatttcactaattatatattaataattaataatttcagatattaaaatattatttattttttattatattcgaAATTTTGGtgaattaacataaatattgtAAGAGatccttgaaaaaaaaaagaaaattcaaaaaaatattaaacttatattttaattatttgtttttgtaaaatttttatatatttaacattttattacttgataatgacttatttacttttgtttgttgttttttcttttagtttaataattgtttacgtttaattatatttcaatttttaataacattaaaacaaaaaacaaacggttaaaaaaatacaataaacgctaaaattataatattatttaattaatttttaatttttaatttatcaaataaattatgaattaaaactaaatattacttataaatatttttgtcatttaaataaagtaaaactatattaataattaataattatgttgataaaaattactttaatatcatatttaactataaaattttgtaaaattcgatttttattaattattgttaacCGTTTTCTTAAAAACATGACTCTATTTTATACTgcaaattatacattttaataaagtttgaaTGAACTTcctctgaaaaaataaaacaaaacaactgGTTAGTAATAAATTTTGTACTTTAAACTTGACCAATAGAATATCTTATGAATGACAATAAATGACATGGCGTGTGAGTGCATTAGGTTACTGTTACTCCTCTGGTTACGCGTATGTTTCCTTTAACTTTCTTCATTTattgtcatcattttcatcacttgtattcaaataaaattttaagtttataatcgcatattaaaattataattctttttacaatattatacatataataaaataaatgataattaatgtaatattaaaaacaagtattgtgaaattcaaaatcatagatAATTGAGTAATATTTTACATTGTTAAGTGAATGGTACTTCCTTTTTGAAACATGTGGGATCTTCTAAAACTGGATCTAACCATGCTATATTGTGTCAGATCTTCCAAAACTAGATCAAAACACAATACTAGTATGTTTAATGGAACCCaacaaacaattaataattaacagAGTAGAGTCATCCAATCCCTctcatttgatatttttctgtgtcatatgaaaaaggaaaagaagaaaacagaaaGTTTAGCCAATCTTGAATCCCAATCATCAAAAGATTATATGCTTTATTGGCCTCTAATTTCAGGGGGAAAAAGTAAACCCATTTCCGCCCAAGACTCCGGCGGCACACCGTCGCCGGTAAcgtttctctctcttatttacTCAACCTCTGCTTCCTGTCATACATATCCATTTTTTAGATTAATAAAAAGTTGAAAGCTGGGGTgcctatttttgtttttccaaaGCACCAAGAAAATCAAGCTTCTTCCGTCGCTTGCTTCACACTCCTCTTAACCTTGTACCCACCTGAAATCTACAGCATCTCATCGCACCACAGTGTGTAAGTTTGAATCTTAGAAGAAAAGGAGCACGTGGGTAAGTGGTGCTGGGTAGAGAGAGAAACAGAAACGGTGTGTGTGCATCATTGTTATGGTATGGCTCAGCAGAGACAATCGGGAATGGAGAGGCTTGGGGTGAGAGTGGGGGCCCACGATCTGCACCACACCAACGGTTCCGGCGATCACGTCGCTGTCGGGATTCGGGGTGGCGCCGCTCACAAGCAGCCGCGGTCCCGGCGATCGGCGCGATCCGACAGGGGCACGCAACTGTCGGTGGCGGCAATCCTTGTTTTCCTCTTCCTCGTACTTGTCGTCACTGTGCTCGTTTTCTCTTACATTTCTAGAGACGGTGAAGTTCTGTTTTTTAtgaatcttttctttctttctttctttctttgatcATAAcgcctttgttgattttggtgttcTTGAGCACCCATGTCAGTGAACATTGTGGGTTTTGCATGAACTTGAGTGCGATTTCTTGTTTGGTTTTTGAATAGGAGAGGGTTTTTGAATCTGTAGTTTTTCTTGCTTGATGTTTACTTTGGGCTGTTCAGTTGGTTGATTGGGGCTAGGTTATTTAGAGAAGTAATAGATTGAATTTTTGGTTTCATCTATTATAATCAATTGTTTGCTGTTGCTTTATTCattttgttcttgttatttttttagctTAGTTTGTTTCTGGTTTTTAAAGATTGTCAATGGGTGTTGCAGAAATAAGTAACAATGGGGACGACGGTGTTGATTTAAAGAGTGATTCTGATTTTCTTACGAATGTACCTCGGATACAGAAGAAGAAAGTTCTTGACTTTGGGCATGCCTCTGGAGGACATGGTCGAGATTCAAGATATTGGGATAAAGATGATAGGAGAAGGGATGGTGATTATGATGAGGATATGATGGAGCATACAAGTAAGGATCCTGGAGATGAAATTGTCGAAGATGATGATGCTGTAAAGAAGGATCACGACACCAAGTCTTCTCACGATGGCATAAAGCGGAGGGGCGATGGCTTGTATAATGAAGCAGGACGTCAGGAGTTGAAAAGATATGAAGCAGAATATGAGGCTTCTTTGAAGAATCTGAGACACTCCACCGAAGTTGATGTGAAACTGTTGCATGAGACTAACCTTGAAAAGAAAAGTGCGTCGGATGACACTGATGATGAATATGATGATTTTTTTGATTTTAATGATGCTCAATTGGAGAACTCTAGCGATAGCAGAAATATGAGAGGGGAACATTCTACTGCCAATGTGTTAAGCTTGGACAATGAAGTTCAGAAACAGAAAGAATCTAATGATTCTTTTGCTGAGGAAAACAATGATGATGTTACTTCCGAGGATGTTGAAGAAGCGTCtttcttgaataaaaaaaatcctcatGAGGGGAAAACAAATTCTAAACATGAAAGTATTTTTAATGGACAATCAACTAGAAAATCACATCCtgaaacaaagaagaaagtCAGGCGACGTAAATTTTCAGGTGAAGTTCATTCTTTCTGATTGTTTCTTTAGTAGATCTCCCAATGTATGTCTGTTGTATGGAACTCCTTCTGAAAGTTTTGCATCTGTATTCAGAATCACCATTTATTTGGTAACCATACTACTGTTGCTCATGAAGATAGATTTGCTGGCAAATGTCGTAGTTTTGTTCTGTTGCAGGTTTTTTGGTAGTTTCTGAATAAAGGATAAAATTCTTACCTTTAAAGAAAGTTAATCTTGAAATGAGGAATTGTCTAAACTTGCGGGCTTCTTATGGGTTTAGGGGTATTGTTCGGATGTGTTGggaaaataatttgatatatccTTTACATGTTGAATATGTTGTTCCCTATGAAGCTCGGACATAATGGTGTGTCCCTGAGAACACTCGTATGAAGCTCGGGCACTCGTATGACATGTATTGGTGAAGtatccaatttaaaaaatgattttttgggTTTGTAAACATAGTTCTGACGTGGCTCCGACACTACATTAATAAGGACAAACATggtgatttttttaaaacttagaaACTTATTCTGCAAGATTCTATTATGATTATGGAAATAAGAAGCACATCCTGTATAATCAAGAATATTTAgatatatgtattattaggaatgtttttatttcttctccTATCATATCTTCCTATAATGTGGAATTTTTTGAagtacttaattttttttagatgaaTCTCGGTTAAAGGGTCATTTTCAATGATGATAGTCAAGAAGGAGATGAAATGTCCTAAATGAATTGGATcctcttttcactttttttgatttttgataGATTGATTATAATCAAATTTGTACCCGGTGACAATATGTTTAGAGTATTATATTTGACTAACCTTGTTTATGGAtgattttgaatatataaatcttgattgtcaatttaaataatttataaagatgttcagtacacacacaaacatatcCGTGTCACCGAGTGTTACATTTTGGAGACTTTGGAGACTATGCATGCCGCAATGTTCGTGTCTGGTGCCTGTATCAGGATCCATGCTATGTAGGTTGTTTCTTCTattgttttaacttttaagcTGCTCATTAGGTCACGCAGTA from the Vigna angularis cultivar LongXiaoDou No.4 chromosome 3, ASM1680809v1, whole genome shotgun sequence genome contains:
- the LOC108324308 gene encoding uncharacterized protein LOC108324308; amino-acid sequence: MESLKLASLALSPYRRSGMLGNRLNSPLLTIDSAAQFWYCKADLSAASSSIPLPNIRFSCRYSPSVATATWTSNPSTKHWILHSTAQIESIITSNEDQSMWEACKQALSAFNFSDEEKDKILGKAFGLVHSPYWGEERTMEVPKFETVNGILDYLRSLNLSDDDLSKLLKKFPEILGCNLEEELKGNVKILEEQWSINGNSLRKLLLRNPKVLGYNVDCKGDCIAQCTRCWARF